In Arthrobacter sp. B3I4, the following proteins share a genomic window:
- a CDS encoding HAD family phosphatase, which yields MTSAPAAPEPFELVLFDCDGVLVDSEKISVRVDQRVLADLGWELELEEIVQRFVGRSEANFIAAVEHQLGIELAEGWDRRYEPWYRDAFERGLTAVDGVEEALDRLGLPHCVASSGSHEKMQRTLGQTGLFHRFAGRIFSATEVARGKPAPDLFLHAAGTLRTDPGRCAVVEDSAYGVQAARAAGMHAFAYAGGVTPAERLAGPGTTVFFDMRELPELIAAGRPR from the coding sequence ATGACTTCTGCCCCGGCCGCCCCGGAACCGTTTGAACTGGTGCTCTTCGACTGCGACGGCGTGCTCGTCGATTCCGAGAAAATCTCCGTCCGGGTGGACCAGCGGGTGCTCGCCGATCTCGGCTGGGAGCTGGAACTTGAGGAAATCGTGCAGCGTTTCGTCGGCCGGAGCGAGGCAAACTTCATCGCAGCGGTGGAACACCAGCTGGGCATCGAACTGGCCGAAGGCTGGGACCGCCGCTACGAACCGTGGTACCGCGACGCCTTCGAGCGCGGGCTCACCGCGGTGGACGGCGTGGAAGAGGCCCTGGACCGGCTGGGTCTGCCGCACTGCGTGGCCTCCAGCGGCAGCCACGAGAAAATGCAGCGGACCCTGGGCCAGACCGGCCTGTTCCACCGCTTCGCCGGCCGCATCTTCAGCGCCACCGAAGTGGCCCGCGGCAAGCCCGCGCCGGATCTGTTCCTGCACGCGGCCGGAACGCTGCGAACCGACCCGGGCCGCTGCGCCGTCGTCGAGGACAGCGCGTATGGGGTGCAGGCCGCGCGGGCTGCCGGGATGCATGCGTTCGCCTACGCCGGCGGGGTCACGCCGGCGGAACGGCTCGCCGGACCCGGCACCACTGTTTTCTTCGACATGCGGGAGCTTCCGGAGCTGATTGCCGCCGGCAGGCCCCGCTGA